Within Spinacia oleracea cultivar Varoflay chromosome 4, BTI_SOV_V1, whole genome shotgun sequence, the genomic segment TAGgggagtgtttggaggtggtTTAGAGTACAGAAAACAATTTTGGACTATTGCAAAAAGCAACACAGTAAATCACTTCAATGAAAACATTGAAgtaatgaggggtatttcacaTGAAGCTGCTGAAGACCTACTGAAAAGGAACTACAAGAAATGGTGTAGGGCATTCTACACTCCATTATCTTGTTGTGACAGTGTAGACAACAACATGAGTGAGGTGTTTAATGCATACATCTTGAGTGCAAGGCACAAGCCTATTATTACCATGTTGGAAGATATCAGAGAGGGTTTGATGGAAAGACTGCATAAGAAAAGAGATTTCATTGGGAAAAAGGAGATAATGTTGTGTCCTAGGATCCAAATTCAGTTAGAGAAACACAAAATTTGGGCTAGGGGTTGGAATGCATACTGGGATGGTGGGTTTTGCTATGGAGTAAGAGAAGGTGCAACACAGGTTAAGTATGTGGTGGATCTGAACCAACATACTTGCAGTTGCAATGCATGGCaggtgagtgggattccatgcaaacatgcaattgttgctatatggaataaagtagaccACCCAGAACAATATGTCAATGCATATTTCTGCAAACAGACCTACATGAAGACATATGAATTTTTGTTAGAGCCTTTAAATGGTCCTCAAGAGTGGCCTACTTCTGATAGCATTGTTGTGGCTCCAAAGGTGAAAAAGGTCAATGGAAGACCTAAAACAAAGAGGAGATATGGTGTTGGAGAGGTAACTGCATCTGGTAAGCTGAAGAGAACAGGTTGTTCTATGAAATGCAGCTTATGTGGTACAACAAAAGGGGTTGCAAGAATGCCcctaagcaacaacaacacagcaacaaTCATGCTACTGCAGAGCAGACCacaccacaacaacaacacccaAGAACCAGTTCAGCTATACCAATGCACAATAAGGGTGTGGGTATTTATACCTACCCAAATGGGTATCAAAGAATAGCTACTGTAAGTCATTCAATatactcaaattctttcttacaTGTTACTTTACTGTACTGAAGCCAACTTGTtcctaatttgttttaattaatgcaGCCTATATCACAACATTTCCCCACACCACAGAGGCAAAGACCTCCTGCAGCTTTCTATTCTGATCATGGGGGTGAGCAAACCATCTACTCCTTCCCTGCACATGACTTCCCATTGTCACAGACTCAACCAAGTCAAGGACACACAATATCAAGCCAAGCATTGCAGGATCTTGCAATGGCTAGAAGATTAGAAAAAAGACCATGAGGTtagattttattgaatttaaagtcttcattacatttcattagtgcagatcattacattttacctacccacttaacccacttaacttaaaacaaaccagataaaaaaaaacagaaccaCTAGGATTACAACCCACACTTCACATTTCACACTAATAGGTCTTCTCATCTTGCTCATCACATAGTCTGCCTCCCTCTTCCTTGCATAATTGTTAGCTTCACTAAGTTTTGTCCTAAAACTATTAACTTCAGCAGCAAGGCTTTGTTTATCTTGCATTAACCCTAGTATGACAATTGTTTGCCAAGTTGTTGGTTCTTGTTCATCAATCCATCTAAAAAAGATGCAACCCCTTCTGTTTGTTTCAACATCATAATCTGGACAAGCAATGAACCTCCTTCCAGGATTTTCTTTTGTCCATGCCTTTTGAATGGATACTGTGAATCCACAGTAGCACCTCTTAGGGTGTTCATTATCACCATTGTTGAACAAAGAGATAGCACTGTTCATCATTTTGCAAAtaaattacgttttaataattatttCCTAAATATGttaattattgttaaaataagctaacttaagattttaaaaaaaatggcagAAAAATACCTTTTTGTTGAGAAGAGTCAGCTATGGTGGAGCAACAGAGAAAAAACACAGAGCAGAAGATGGAGaagaaagaattttttttttaaagtgttttattgttgttttgtttgccatggaatgttaaatactctgttttttgagagcctcaacggctatatttttgtaaaaagctaactgaaatgaattttcctttatttaattattggtaaatggtaaatgtaactatttttttgtcgtttagtgccttttatttagtttccttttaatttaattgaattttaacggccgttagtgacggaaaacaaaaagcagcgttttccatccattttgagggacctaaatgctccttttcaaacttgagggacctaactgctccttttggcaaagtttagggacctccagACCTATTTACTCGAGATTGTGCGGTCAGTGAAACTCTAGGGTTGGGAAGGAAGGATGGGTTTGTGAGGGTATTAACGTCTATTCATAAGGGAACACGAAAAGTGTATTTACTTTTTtgccctcagctgttcctttatataatagagattttcATAGAAAAATATTGCATACtacatagtaaaaatattttgatgaaATATGACCTATGtagcgcctatatgtaccatttAGAATCCAACAGtaggattgcgacaactaaatattgtcgcaacttgcgacttTTATCATCACCATTTTTTTCCCagaataagtgaaaataaggtaaaaaaaacAAACTCTAAAAATTTTCTTAAAGTAATACGGAATAGTATGATTCTAGAAAATCTCTGTTGTATAAGTGAAGAGCTGAGGTTCTTTTAATAAAACCAATTTTggtgttgtagacacctacttttgtccccattcccgaaagggaaggttcgatgatgagaacataaatctccacttggcaacgcatctcctataaaataacgaatttcaaatcaccctttcatttcagccaaagcttacatttatagaaacctgctaaaaatagtagccgtcgtaaaaggtaattgctaaaagtagtaagaataaaaagatagaaacctgtcagaattaggtgttgcactccaacataaatcctaaaagagatagaaattgtaaaaggaattctattcctatcgcaattcgataaaagagttaacgtattaattaaactcataacgaacctagagttcgtaaagggctcAGACGCATTCGGttgtaaattgatacgcaccaaataactcggattaagtctcttaatggactccgtactctacagtccaatctgacaaagaattctgcccagatcctattttcaacgcccagccctgggcgccgaaatctttgacgcccagtgctgggcgccgaaaatacctgggacggattcttttcctaatccgtttcgtattcatattcctgaaaatctatctttctacgccacttttttcctataaatagacccctaaaaccgacgtgaaaaggacacaacacacacaacacacaattcataatctgagtattgactccgaccctaagcctaagcctcacgctgcgaaattgatcccgcgttctgtcgcaattgacccaaaagtcgaacagaacgtatcctgtcccttgtagctgatgaattaagcccaaatactggaacactgctcagaaacccgagattcgttaaataaaaggagaaatagcaaagccaagtggttagttttctgagaaccgtgacgcacctctcaagggtgcgttgtaatgtgtcccttcgcatgatttaatcgctttcatcacccttttataaaattgtcaaactattaacttgattgatctatcacgcctaataagataataccttggacaattgaattatcatgctaggtaccttaaatcaatctaaataagataatcatgatctatttagtattatgtgttgcatattactaaaatcaattcagaatagtttaatagtttaacgcatgtcccttcaattatttatgctgagctagtaaggataacctgcctctggagttatcgatgagcactcttctcggtagttacagtcccccgaactctcaatctctgccctgcgggtgtacgttgagcgatccccacaccagggatcacaagggaacctatggccgtcgtggtcgaacataattgcactccctttatgtcacgataaccgggttttgtcagtttttctcattgtcgttaaaaactgaatggcgactcctatattactagtcgattgggtgtaaactcacaggaaatctcactacacttgatctgacaacgtcacgcccacgagggacgaggtcatgcattagcctcgtgctttttcgaccccctcacaggtgtCCCCCTTAGAATAGACGACAATACCCCCACCCCTAATTAAAACCCCCATTCTCCAttccaaaccctagaaatttcgTCTCTTTGAGCGCACACTCTTCCTCTCTTAACTCCATCGCCCTATCTCTTTTGTGGTAGTTGAGGTTCTGTTGTAGACCATCTCTTTGACATTGTTgctctgttgttgttgttgttgttgttgttgttgttgtttctgCTGCTACTACTGCTTATGTGTCCTCGATCTCCTCCTTCGTCCATCGCTTATTTACGTCCCTTTCCCAAAATCAGTTGTCTAACATTAGTTGGGATGTCGTATGTGGCATTTGGACAATTGTTTTGGTGTAAATGGAGTTTTGAAATGCCTCGAGATCTGATgcccttttttcaaaaataaaataaaatccgaGAATACTTTACTGTTACTGTGTGAGATTCTTATGCCTGTCTTGTATCTGTAGAATTCAACTTACGAGAATTAGGTTGTGTTGATCATATTTACATTGTCATCAATCATATGGAGGCTTAAAATGATTTTGTGTGTACCAGGTGGTTATGGATTTGCCACTTGTGGACCATTTGCTTGGGGACTTTGCTACAATAGGGAATTGAGCCCAAGCCAAAAGTATTGTGATGAAAGTTACAAGTACACTTACCCCTGTTCTCCTGGAGCTGACTATTATGGCCGAGGGGCTATTCCTATTTACTGGCATGTGTacattttgttttgtttctcACCTGTTTGTCATTCTGCTTCATATGGTTTTCATTTCATCAGGTGTAATCTATTAGGAGTATGTATTTACTCAGTTTGATCTGCCGTGTATGTTTTATGTTAGATTTTTTGTGGGGATGCTCTAAACGATCGcacataaaataaatatagtATATAGTTTGCTTAGTTtttttcacttatataatagagattgcGTATTTCCCGCTTTCAAAATTCTTTTAagataaaacaaaaaataatagatTTTTTGTGTTATTGGTTagtattgatgatttgatcTTGATTTTATAGTATATTTGCTTCAAGGGATCAAATTTACTtttttatattcgcacgcatagCGTGCATATATAAAACTATTGCACACGTATTAGTACCGGGCCCGTGAATCTGTTGTGATACCGTAGACAAAAATCAGTCCATCTTCCAATAAtcttgtttttgtattttttaaacattataataaaaacaaattaaGGTAATTGTGGGTAAACTACGAGGTCTTAGGAATTTTTATTGTTCTTTTATACTTCTACTCATGAAGTCATGATGTTATTGTTCGTCCCTTTGTTGTCTTCTTGGTGTCAAGTATTTGTCACAAAGAATCAAAACATGGGCTAGTTTTCTTGGTTTCTCATGATTATTTCACATTTGTTTGAATTTCAGTGAAATCAATTTGAATAGTGCAATATTAACTAGCCTATATTATAAATGTCAAATGATCGAAAATCTCTCAAGTTAACATGAAAAAGCTTCTTTTTGTGAATAGATGTTGAATTTAGTAAATTTTTGTCCAGTTATCTGTAAAGTAAGATGGTACAGAGTACGAAGTTGATTCTAGTCATACTACATGCTCCATAGTCAAGCTTGAGTATCGACTCCAatgtttatttttaaaaatttagtCCTTGTTACTCAAGATTTCAGCCACATTCTAATACATTTGTACAATGTTGTTGATCATGTAGCCATGTGACACGTTAAATGTATAATCTTATGAcgagataaatattttaaatattacTTTAAAAAAGTTATCCAGTGTCATGTAATTTTCTAATATGTTTAATTTTCACCACTTTAGTGAAATTATTTGTTGTTCTATAGTAGAAGATTAAAATAGTTGTTTGAAAAATCCCTTTATAAGTAGCAAATCTGCAAATGAAAGTCTTCTTCAATGGTTATAGGAGTTGCATAATTTTGCAGTGTTCccattatttaataaaaaaatttaggaTATAGTGTACTGATTATAAGAGTTGTCTAATGTTCTTATTAACGAAAAAAAGGCAAATATTTGGTAGAGATAAATAGAGTTGTCAAAAATTGATCTGATCCAACTTCAATCCAACAAAAACCAAAATGAGTGAAAAATAGAAAGAAGAAGACACTAATCCATACAGTGATACAGGCACAAACCCCGCACAATATATTATCCGATACAACCAACTGATTAGAgtaccaattgaggttgacatgagtggttaagggcctcttgctccttaaccaaggtctcgggttcgagccttgggaatagaaaaaatctcaactgggagggatgctgcccatcgaggtacccatgcaaactcccacgggagattacctcgccgaaggcggtgggaactcctcgtagtagaacaaaaaaaaaaactgattaGAGTCAATCCGTAACCAACCATATACGGGTATAACCCGATTTTACAACACTAGATATAAGCGCATAAGCCCAACCCAAGACTTCAAGTCCAAAAGCCACTGTAAAGGCCCATCACAAATTCAAGTATGTTACCCACTAGTCCACTACCATAGTGAGAGCTCGATCAGTAGCTTACCTTCACTGATTTCACAACGAAAGCAAGCATATTTTAAAAAGatattttccctttttttgGTTCCCTTTCCAATCTCTCATATTTTAGTTATGCAGACGCTACTCTTACCGGCGGCTCGCCCCGGCGTTCTGCCGCCGTCACCGGTGGTAACAACAGCCGCGCATTTACACCTTTCGAGGCGAATACCTATTTCCAGTCGCTTTCTTTCTCCTCCTCCGTCGTCGTCTTCTTTATCTTCCTACCTTCCTTCTCTCTCTTCGACACAATCGAGAACAATGGCGCACTGGCTTCCTCTAATGGCGTCTTCTCCTGCTTCCACGGGTTACGGTTCACCGGTTGATGAGTCCGACCAGGTTAAACTTACTCAGGTGAGTTAGCTCACTGTAATTCAACTCTTTATGGGTCGTATTTCATGAATTTCTCGTGATTAATTCTAGGTTTTGCTTCTATTGTAAAATGCTGATGAATTTCTCCAATTTATAGTCCGAGTGCAATTGGTAACTGCAATTGAATTAGCCTGAGCGCATATTACGACTCTAAATTGCCGAATTCAGTGTCAGATTATGTTATTTATCCAGCTTAATTAGACACTGGTTTTGAAATTataatcaaaattcaaagttttttCTGTTCAGAATGTTATggtttaaaaccctaatctgacaGTAATGGTAGAATTTGGATTCAAATATGTTGATCTTGAGCAAATAAAATGGATTTGTACCTTGCAACCCTGAAGCAAATTTGAATTAGGAGCTGTAGACTGGTGATACAAAAGAGAGTTACTACTTAGCTAATGACCGTGATGGTGAAATTCGGACTCGAATGTTGTGGTCTTTGGACTGTTATGTTGCTTATGGATCGAACTTGTTTGAAATAGTATGAATGGaactttttctttttgaaattaAACATAATTGCTCAAGAATGTGAAATTAATACTTCAGTTGGGAATGAGGATTGCCAATCTGTGATTGGAATTTTTCTTGATTAATGCACATTCGTTCTTTATGGAGAGATTATCTCTCCCCCCCTCCTGGGGCTCAACATGCTTTCCTGTCATCAGGTTTGGATATTTTAATGGAGTTCTGACTTGTGGAAAAATTTAGGAATATCTTTAGACAATGCTAACATGGTTGCTCGTTGATTGATAGTTATTGGTTTTACTTGCATGCCTGTGCCTTTACTGTTATTTACACCTTTGATGTTTGCATTTTGGACAGGTGGCTAAAAGACTAGAGAACACGGCGAGATATTTCAAAAGGTTGGGCACATTTGGGTTTTGGGGACAGCTAATATGCACGATTGTTTCTGCTGTGATTCTTTCATTTTCTGTTGTAGTCACTGGAAAGATCACATCGCCTGTTACCTTCTACGCTACTGCCGGTGGAATTGCTGCCGCTTTTATATCTGTTTTTTGGTCATTTGGTTACCTTAGGCTATCAGAGAAACTCCGCAAAACAGCAAATGACCCATCAAAGGTATGACCAAAGAGAAAACTACCGTTTTATTGCTGTAGGCATTGTTCACCTTTTGCAATGGTTTGTCCTTTGTTCTTTCGCGTTTAACAGAAGTAGTCTTCAGTAAGcatttaaattgtcattttaGAGAATAGAATAGGACACTCAAACTCTGATTCATGTCCTCTTTTTCCACATTAATGTACCATGTATGATGTAATAGAAAGCTTAGGCTCAGTTCTGGACTCAAGTTGTGAAATTCACGATCATGGTCCTAAGCTTTGTAAGTATCGGTTGGCTTTCTCATCAATTAGGATTTCCTTCTGGGTAGTGACAGTATAAGCTGTACTGTTATCTGTTCTCTTTCATGGTTTTTCTGTAGTTTTATGGAGTAGTGTTTATAAAATTTGTATGGTTACCGCCATACAGATGCAGTCAAATCAGAAGtggtgtaaaaaaaaattggaaagcAAGAAATGGTATAAAATTGTGATCTGTAGTTTGTCATATTTTCCCCCATGTCCGAGTGCAATATAGATAAAGTTGTTATTTGCTCTTGACTTTAGTTTGGGAATTCCTCTCACAGGGACTGCAGTAACTCTCACTTGAATCTGCAAAATTTTCTACTTCTAGACTTTGTTTTGGCCTTTGTAGTTTCCATGCACTGGCAATTACTTCACTCTGTTTTGCTTTCAAAAATTTCCATAGATTTTATGTATGTGCATCTTAAACTTCTTTCTTTATGATTCTCTTATTTTCCTACTTCTTAGTCCTTTCCAATATGTGGTCTTTTGTGCTGTTTGATTTGAGTAGTGATAGTGAATAACAATCTGATTCTTAGATATTTTGTTATCCTTCTGCTCAAGAGTGATTTTATAGTTTTCTTAATGGTTTTAGGCTCCCCCACGTGCTGATGTTGTCAGAAGTCTGAAAAATGGAATAGCTGTGAATCTGCTTGGTATGGGTTCTGCTATCCTGGGAATGCAAGCCACTGTAGGATTACTTGTGGCAAAGGCGCTCACTACATCTGCAAATCCTTACTATCAGGGTGTAGCCCCTGGAGCTAGCCCTGTTCTTGCTCTGGACGTGTTCTTGGTCCAGGTATTCATCTTTGGAACCTAAGTTTTGAGCCACAGAAATGCAATATCTGTCTCATGCAATTTTGTGTATTCTTGTTTCACAATTCCTGCCCTCCCTATAGGCAAAATGACATATTATGGGATTCCTTTGTTGACTATGGGTTAATGCACTTGAAAACAATTTGAAGGTTATTTTATTAACATGCAAAACTGATGATAAATATTGCATGGTATTCTAAAGTGACAAGTATAATGTATTGGAACCCTAAAGTGACAACCAATATGGAACAAAAAATATTTGCTAAAAGAAGCACATACGGAGTTCGGGGGTGGGTGTTGGTGGGGGGTAAAAGGAAGAGCTAGAAAGTGTTccaatttattttcattaatgTATCTTGTTATTTTGGTTTTAGATGGATGCATATGGTACATCTTGTCAAGGAGTCATGTTAACCCTGCATGCATCTTATGTTGGCACCTTGCCACAGTTGTGCTCACTCAGGGTTACAAATGTACCTAGCAACTTTATCTAATTTTCTTTTGTGATGAAAGTCGCTTCTACAATGCTGTGAAGGCATACTGTAAAGGTCAGGTGAGCATTTAAGCATACTATGAAAGGTCATGTGAGCatttagggatgtcaatggggcggatgaggatgtaggtccctccattcctatccccacctaaaatttgcATCCAAATTAAAAAACTTAAAAGTCTCACCTACATTCATATATCATATTCAAACAAATCCAAACACAAAAAAATTGATcacttttagatttttttaaatacttgatttgaTTTGACGGTATGAAGTGGGGCGGACGGGGATGGGGCAGgtccaacacaaaatccacacccgccccatcacccatggcgggtacgataTTTATACCCACCCCTGCCCCACCACCCACTAAACTTCCccccatccccgcctacttggggcagatgcggggcgggtctcccatAAATCCCGCCCCTCTGACATCCCTAAGCATTTCTGATGAGTGGAATGGACTCCATAAACAAGCTTTTGAGTCATACGTAATAAATCCAAATGACACTATCCTTTAAATACGATGTTCATCTGTTGGACATCATACAAAATGTAATGAACcaaactcagattagtttcaGAAACCACGCATTTGGGGACCACTATGAAAGCCTAAAACCAGTGGAAAAAATAATTAAGAGGTTATCAGCTAGTTAGGCAAGTTGAAAGATTATATACTCTGTATGTAATAACCTCAAAAGTCTTCTGTGAACAATAATCACCCTAATCAAGTTCTTACTCCCAGCTCATCCCGCAACAAACTAAAAAGAGGGTAGAGGTCCTGATAAGATATTCCATAATTTTGTTGattgatttttaaattttaattattaaattcaATTCTCGTGAATTtctttccccccccccccccccccctcccccaccCCTAAAATTAAGAACAGGAGGTGTGGAAGGGAGAAGAGGGATAAACAGAAATGTATCTTCTTGACGAACTCTCAATAACTCATTTGCTTATTCCTCTTGCAGGCATCAGCTAACACTATACTGTCTCATTTCTTCGGTCTTGTTTCATCTTTGGAATTGTT encodes:
- the LOC110777248 gene encoding protein TIC 21, chloroplastic, which produces MQTLLLPAARPGVLPPSPVVTTAAHLHLSRRIPISSRFLSPPPSSSSLSSYLPSLSSTQSRTMAHWLPLMASSPASTGYGSPVDESDQVKLTQVAKRLENTARYFKRLGTFGFWGQLICTIVSAVILSFSVVVTGKITSPVTFYATAGGIAAAFISVFWSFGYLRLSEKLRKTANDPSKAPPRADVVRSLKNGIAVNLLGMGSAILGMQATVGLLVAKALTTSANPYYQGVAPGASPVLALDVFLVQASANTILSHFFGLVSSLELLRSVTLPTGQTAPVAKTA